Proteins found in one Candidatus Hydrogenedentota bacterium genomic segment:
- a CDS encoding sigma-70 family RNA polymerase sigma factor, producing MNDFLEQVDRYRDEFYRYVTRTLWDPGVADDVFSSAVLAAWENRHKFTPGTNFRAWMYRIITNKCYVANRVTGRRPAPLDDVPESAFVSLTDDRAYYDVLDNPERVMEACGDELNQAMENLSPAQRTCLLLRGVEKFSYKEIAEIMDIPVGTVMTHLSRGRAKLRKELVDYAREQGIVRDMPRLLPRGSKSDDMELQKSGTA from the coding sequence ATGAACGACTTTCTCGAACAAGTTGATCGCTACCGAGATGAATTCTACCGCTACGTAACGCGTACCCTGTGGGATCCGGGGGTGGCCGACGACGTGTTTTCGTCGGCAGTCCTGGCGGCCTGGGAGAACCGGCACAAGTTTACGCCGGGGACGAACTTCCGGGCCTGGATGTACCGGATCATCACGAACAAGTGTTACGTGGCCAACCGGGTGACGGGCCGGCGTCCCGCGCCGCTGGACGATGTTCCGGAGTCGGCGTTTGTCTCGCTGACGGATGATCGGGCGTATTACGATGTGCTCGACAACCCCGAGCGGGTGATGGAAGCGTGCGGCGACGAGTTGAATCAGGCGATGGAGAATTTGTCTCCGGCTCAGCGCACGTGTTTGCTGCTGCGCGGGGTGGAGAAATTCTCCTACAAGGAAATCGCCGAGATCATGGATATCCCGGTCGGGACGGTGATGACGCACCTGAGCCGGGGCCGCGCCAAGCTTCGCAAGGAGCTGGTGGATTACGCTCGGGAGCAGGGCATCGTGCGCGACATGCCGCGCCTCCTGCCGCGCGGAAGCAAATCGGACGACATGGAGCTGCAAAAAAGCGGAACTGCATAA
- the argH gene encoding argininosuccinate lyase — translation MSKLWGGRFEGKTDALVEQLGESVSFDARLAPWDIRASIAHATMLGDRGIISQKDARDIVRGLKAIDRDIAAGKMAWDTGLEDVHTNIEAALVARVGEAGKRLHTGRSRNDQIATDMRLWMRDQIDAITGLLAHLRAALLDLAEAHQDVILPGFTHLQPAQPVLLAHHLLAYVEMFARDGDRFSELRARVNVLPLGSAAMAGTPYPIDRKQVAKLLDFAAISRNSMDAVSDRDHMIEFCAHAALVMMHLSRISEELILWSSPAFGFVEIGDAFTTGSSIMPQKKNPDVAELVRGKTGRVYGDLHALLTLMKGLPMTYNRDLQEDKEALFDASDTVQLCVAVFARMIPSIAINREAMERATRHGFMEATDLADYLAMKGVPFREAHGIVGRIVRHCVAAKTTLPDLPLDVYQQHSPHFERDVYQVLDPRAIVSRRNNPGATAPSQVARALKQARKRG, via the coding sequence ATGAGCAAGCTTTGGGGTGGGCGTTTTGAGGGCAAAACCGACGCCCTCGTGGAACAACTCGGCGAATCCGTCAGTTTTGACGCCCGGCTGGCCCCCTGGGACATCCGCGCCAGCATCGCGCACGCCACCATGCTCGGCGATCGCGGCATCATCAGCCAGAAAGACGCCCGGGACATCGTGCGGGGCCTCAAAGCCATTGATCGCGACATCGCCGCCGGAAAAATGGCCTGGGATACCGGCCTGGAGGACGTCCACACCAACATCGAGGCCGCCCTGGTCGCCCGCGTCGGCGAAGCCGGCAAGCGCCTCCACACCGGACGCAGCCGAAACGACCAGATCGCCACTGACATGCGGCTCTGGATGCGCGACCAGATCGACGCCATTACCGGGCTCCTCGCGCATCTCCGAGCGGCCCTGCTCGACCTCGCCGAGGCCCACCAGGACGTGATCCTCCCCGGGTTTACCCACCTCCAGCCCGCCCAGCCCGTCCTCCTGGCGCACCACCTCCTCGCCTACGTGGAAATGTTCGCGCGCGACGGCGATCGCTTCTCCGAGCTCCGCGCCCGGGTGAACGTCCTCCCCCTCGGTTCCGCCGCCATGGCCGGAACACCGTATCCCATTGACAGGAAACAGGTTGCGAAGCTGCTCGATTTCGCCGCCATCTCCCGAAACAGCATGGATGCCGTCTCCGATCGCGATCACATGATCGAATTCTGCGCCCACGCCGCCCTCGTCATGATGCACCTCTCCCGCATCAGCGAAGAACTCATCCTCTGGTCCAGCCCCGCCTTCGGTTTCGTCGAAATCGGCGACGCCTTCACCACCGGCTCCAGCATCATGCCCCAGAAGAAAAACCCCGATGTCGCCGAACTCGTCCGCGGTAAAACGGGCCGCGTCTACGGGGACCTGCACGCCCTCCTCACCCTCATGAAGGGCCTCCCCATGACCTACAACCGCGACCTCCAGGAGGACAAGGAAGCCCTTTTCGACGCCTCCGATACTGTCCAGCTCTGCGTGGCCGTGTTCGCCCGCATGATCCCTTCCATCGCGATCAACCGCGAGGCCATGGAGCGGGCCACGCGCCACGGCTTCATGGAAGCCACCGACCTGGCCGACTATCTCGCCATGAAGGGCGTGCCCTTCCGCGAGGCCCATGGCATCGTCGGACGCATCGTCCGCCATTGCGTCGCCGCAAAGACCACCCTGCCCGATCTCCCGCTGGACGTATACCAGCAGCATTCACCCCATTTCGAGCGGGACGTCTACCAGGTGCTGGACCCCCGCGCCATTGTCTCCCGGCGAAACAACCCGGGGGCCACCGCGCCATCCCAGGTGGCGCGCGCCCTCAAGCAGGCCCGCAAACGGGGATAA
- a CDS encoding response regulator — MAKSERILIVDDEIVIRELMSDILTDEGFNVESAPNGVAALEILRAANDFAVLFTDIMMPEMDGIELIRKARQVAPALVPIVMTGYATLETARAAVKEGAYDYVLKPFNLSEIKMAVTNALERCRLSNENASLREITELFRISERIASIRTEDDLLDYVLEASLERVNARRGSLMLVSEDGQQLEVARGVGIPQDFDRAAIHVKNTISGWVAENVKPLFIEDIRREPTVDKLSWQLRDNSFISVPLERKSSALAETQNARSKVVAVLNVTEKEGGASFSEADLKILSIMANHAAAALENVRLLRDVEDAQREIVFTLGEIVETRSQETGFHVKRVAEYCKLIGLKCGLNPSEAEVLRLASPLHDVGKVGIPDAILNKPGKLTPEEFDVIKTHATIGYDMLKVTKGHVLRAAAVIALQHHERYDGNGYPHGLAGKEIHLFGRITCIADVFDALGVKRVYKDAWDLDRILALFREERGRQFDPEITDVFFENLDEILAIRAALADVD, encoded by the coding sequence ATGGCGAAATCGGAGCGCATTCTAATCGTTGATGACGAAATCGTCATCCGCGAGCTGATGTCCGATATCCTCACGGATGAGGGGTTCAACGTAGAGTCCGCGCCCAATGGCGTGGCGGCGCTCGAAATCCTCCGCGCGGCCAACGACTTCGCCGTTCTCTTCACGGATATCATGATGCCCGAAATGGATGGCATCGAGCTCATCCGCAAGGCCCGCCAGGTCGCCCCGGCCCTCGTTCCCATCGTCATGACCGGCTACGCCACCCTCGAAACCGCCCGCGCCGCCGTCAAGGAAGGGGCCTACGACTACGTCCTTAAACCCTTTAATCTCAGCGAGATAAAGATGGCGGTCACCAACGCGCTCGAGCGATGCCGCCTCTCCAATGAAAACGCATCCCTACGCGAAATCACCGAACTCTTCCGCATCAGCGAGCGGATCGCATCCATACGGACCGAAGATGATCTGCTCGATTACGTCCTCGAGGCCTCGCTGGAGCGCGTAAACGCGCGCCGGGGCTCGCTCATGCTCGTCTCCGAGGACGGCCAGCAACTCGAAGTCGCCCGCGGCGTCGGCATCCCGCAGGACTTCGACCGCGCCGCGATTCACGTCAAGAACACCATCTCCGGCTGGGTCGCCGAAAACGTCAAGCCCCTCTTCATCGAGGACATCCGCCGCGAACCCACCGTGGACAAGCTCAGCTGGCAGCTTCGAGACAACTCCTTCATCTCCGTGCCCCTCGAACGGAAGTCGTCCGCCCTGGCCGAGACGCAGAATGCCCGCAGCAAGGTCGTCGCGGTGCTCAACGTCACCGAAAAAGAGGGCGGCGCCAGTTTCTCGGAGGCCGACCTCAAAATCCTCAGCATCATGGCCAACCACGCCGCCGCAGCCCTCGAAAACGTCCGCCTCCTGCGCGACGTCGAGGATGCCCAGCGCGAAATCGTCTTCACCCTCGGCGAAATCGTCGAAACCCGCTCCCAGGAGACCGGCTTCCACGTCAAGCGGGTCGCCGAATACTGCAAATTGATCGGCCTCAAGTGCGGGCTGAACCCAAGCGAGGCCGAAGTCCTCCGCCTCGCGTCCCCCCTCCACGACGTCGGCAAGGTCGGCATCCCCGACGCCATCCTCAACAAGCCCGGAAAACTCACCCCCGAAGAGTTCGACGTCATCAAGACCCACGCCACCATCGGCTACGACATGCTCAAGGTCACCAAGGGCCATGTCCTGCGCGCCGCCGCCGTCATCGCCCTCCAGCACCACGAGCGCTACGACGGAAATGGGTACCCCCACGGCCTCGCCGGCAAGGAAATCCACCTCTTCGGCCGCATCACCTGCATCGCGGACGTCTTCGACGCCCTCGGCGTCAAGCGCGTCTACAAGGACGCCTGGGATCTCGACCGTATCCTCGCCCTCTTCCGCGAAGAGCGCGGACGCCAGTTCGACCCCGAAATAACCGACGTCTTCTTCGAAAACCTCGACGAAATCCTCGCCATACGCGCCGCCCTCGCCGACGTCGACTAA
- a CDS encoding DUF86 domain-containing protein, translated as MLDSDRNRVRHMLEAAREGMAFVHSRTRSDLDTDAQLRFAVIRALEIIGEAASRIEPAFRTAHPEIPWQPIIGARNRLVHAYFDIDHDIIWATVTQALPKLVPIIEALLASEDRS; from the coding sequence CTGCTTGATTCTGATCGCAACCGAGTCCGGCACATGTTGGAAGCCGCGCGCGAGGGCATGGCTTTTGTGCATTCTCGAACGCGGTCCGACCTGGACACGGATGCCCAACTCCGATTCGCGGTGATTCGCGCGCTGGAGATAATCGGCGAGGCGGCGAGCCGGATCGAGCCCGCGTTTCGCACGGCCCACCCGGAGATACCATGGCAGCCCATCATTGGCGCCCGAAACCGTCTCGTGCACGCGTACTTTGATATCGATCACGACATCATATGGGCCACGGTTACGCAAGCCCTGCCAAAGCTCGTTCCCATAATTGAAGCCCTGTTGGCGAGTGAAGACCGTTCGTGA
- a CDS encoding nucleotidyltransferase domain-containing protein produces the protein MNLPVTIQPGAIEAFCRRHHLTQLAFFGSILTDRFSPESDIDVLFEYHPDHIPTLFDVAAMEAELSEILGRKADMRTPRDLSRHFRDEVVRNALIQYAA, from the coding sequence ATGAACTTGCCAGTGACGATTCAACCGGGCGCCATTGAGGCCTTCTGCCGCCGCCATCATTTGACCCAGCTGGCGTTCTTTGGGTCGATACTTACCGACCGGTTCAGTCCCGAAAGCGACATCGATGTGCTCTTCGAGTATCATCCCGATCACATACCGACCTTGTTCGATGTGGCGGCGATGGAAGCCGAGCTGAGCGAAATACTTGGCCGCAAAGCCGATATGCGAACCCCACGGGATCTCAGCCGCCACTTTCGGGACGAAGTGGTGCGAAACGCGTTGATTCAGTATGCTGCTTGA
- a CDS encoding DNA adenine methylase: MVGAVFRPVKRVNLRDAMPRPFLKWAGGKRQLLPELEKRVAKARPHGRYHEPFVGGGALFFHLCRRGALGDAAAFLSDNNPRLIEAYQGVQQDVEGVIALLEKHQAAHCQEHYYAVRASTPEDPLARAARVIYLNRTCFNGLYRENSKGAFNVPMGRYKNPRICDAANMRAVSAALGNCTLECRPFQAVLEHAEPGDFVYFDPPYDPVSKTANFTSYHQEQFGEAAQAELAEVFRELDRRGVKALLSNSDTPLIKELYRGFRVDYVMAARLVNRDADKRGKVREVLVRNF, translated from the coding sequence ATGGTTGGAGCTGTATTTCGGCCTGTGAAGCGCGTGAACCTGCGAGACGCCATGCCGCGGCCGTTCCTGAAGTGGGCGGGCGGGAAGCGGCAGCTTCTGCCCGAGCTGGAGAAGCGCGTGGCGAAGGCGCGCCCGCACGGGCGCTACCATGAGCCCTTCGTCGGGGGCGGGGCGCTGTTTTTCCACCTGTGCCGGCGGGGCGCGCTCGGCGATGCGGCGGCGTTCCTCTCGGACAACAACCCGCGGCTGATCGAGGCCTACCAGGGCGTCCAGCAGGATGTGGAGGGCGTCATCGCGCTGTTGGAAAAACACCAGGCCGCGCATTGCCAGGAGCACTACTACGCCGTGCGCGCCAGCACACCGGAGGATCCGCTCGCGCGGGCGGCGCGGGTGATCTACCTGAACCGAACCTGTTTTAACGGGCTCTACCGGGAAAACAGCAAGGGCGCGTTCAATGTGCCGATGGGGCGGTACAAGAACCCGCGCATTTGCGACGCGGCGAACATGCGGGCGGTCTCGGCGGCGCTTGGGAACTGCACGCTCGAATGCCGCCCGTTTCAGGCGGTGCTTGAACACGCGGAACCCGGTGATTTTGTGTATTTCGATCCGCCCTACGATCCGGTGTCCAAGACGGCCAATTTCACGAGCTACCACCAGGAGCAATTTGGCGAGGCGGCCCAGGCGGAATTGGCGGAGGTCTTCCGGGAGCTCGACCGACGGGGGGTGAAGGCGTTGCTGTCCAATTCCGATACGCCACTTATCAAGGAGCTGTATCGCGGGTTCCGGGTGGACTATGTGATGGCGGCCCGGCTGGTGAACCGGGACGCGGACAAGCGCGGCAAGGTGCGGGAAGTGCTGGTGCGAAATTTTTGA
- a CDS encoding ammonium transporter, translating into MLVATVLVLFMTIPGLSLFYGGLVRSKNVLSVLMQCFTITALASVLWVAVGYSLAFSVPESQVEGTFNFHSLVGDLSNVFLKNVTVDSLAGSYPETIFIMFQMTFFIITPALICGAFAERMKFSAVLIFTALWLVLVYAPICHMAWSGGGALFHNWGVLDFAGGTVVHINAGIAALVACLLVGKRTGYPQKPMPPHNMTMTLTGAAMLWVGWFGFNAGSELAADGVAGMAMLVTQLSTAAATLTWLGIEWVKHGKPSALGAATGAVAGLVAITPAAGTAGPMGALLMGVASGAICFLGATSLKRMAGYDDSLDAFGVHGVGGIVGALLTGVFASEIFGGAGLEVSIGAQVFAQLKSILVTLVYGGVASFILLKGIDLAIGLRVTEEVENQGLDLAEHGEEGYIL; encoded by the coding sequence ATGCTCGTGGCCACCGTGCTGGTGTTGTTCATGACCATACCCGGCCTGTCTTTGTTCTACGGCGGCCTCGTCCGGTCGAAGAACGTGCTGTCCGTATTGATGCAGTGCTTTACCATTACCGCGCTGGCCAGCGTGCTCTGGGTCGCCGTCGGCTATAGCCTCGCCTTCAGCGTCCCCGAATCGCAGGTGGAGGGAACCTTCAACTTCCACTCGCTCGTCGGCGATCTGAGCAACGTGTTTCTGAAGAACGTTACGGTGGACAGCCTCGCCGGCTCCTACCCCGAAACCATCTTTATCATGTTCCAGATGACCTTCTTCATCATCACGCCGGCGCTCATTTGCGGCGCCTTCGCCGAGCGCATGAAGTTCTCCGCCGTGCTCATATTCACGGCTCTCTGGCTCGTCCTCGTCTACGCCCCCATCTGCCACATGGCCTGGTCGGGCGGCGGCGCCCTCTTCCACAACTGGGGCGTCCTGGACTTTGCCGGCGGCACCGTCGTGCACATTAACGCCGGTATCGCCGCGCTCGTCGCGTGCCTTCTCGTCGGAAAACGCACCGGATATCCCCAGAAGCCCATGCCCCCGCACAATATGACGATGACCCTGACAGGCGCCGCCATGCTCTGGGTCGGCTGGTTCGGCTTCAACGCCGGCAGCGAACTCGCAGCCGATGGCGTGGCCGGCATGGCCATGCTCGTAACACAGCTCTCGACCGCCGCCGCCACCCTCACCTGGCTCGGCATCGAATGGGTCAAGCACGGCAAGCCCAGCGCACTCGGCGCGGCCACCGGCGCGGTGGCGGGCCTCGTGGCGATTACCCCCGCCGCCGGCACCGCCGGCCCCATGGGCGCCCTCCTCATGGGCGTCGCCTCCGGCGCGATCTGCTTCCTGGGAGCCACCTCCCTCAAGCGCATGGCCGGCTATGACGACTCCCTGGACGCCTTCGGCGTGCACGGCGTCGGCGGTATCGTCGGCGCCCTGCTCACCGGCGTCTTCGCCTCCGAAATCTTCGGCGGCGCCGGACTCGAAGTCAGCATCGGCGCGCAGGTCTTCGCGCAGCTCAAGAGCATCCTCGTCACCCTTGTCTACGGCGGCGTGGCCTCCTTCATCCTGCTGAAGGGCATCGACCTGGCCATCGGCCTCCGGGTAACCGAGGAAGTCGAAAACCAGGGCCTCGACCTGGCCGAACACGGCGAAGAAGGCTATATACTGTAA
- a CDS encoding P-II family nitrogen regulator produces the protein MKKVEAIIKPFKLEEVKDALSAVGIQGLTVSEVKGFGRQKGHKELYRGAEYVVEFLPKVKLEIVCTDDAVEKVVRAIQDGASTGRIGDGKIFVSPIDEAVRIRTGESGDAVLG, from the coding sequence GTGAAAAAAGTCGAAGCGATTATCAAGCCCTTCAAACTCGAAGAAGTCAAGGACGCGCTGTCCGCCGTCGGAATCCAGGGCCTCACGGTCTCCGAAGTCAAGGGCTTCGGGCGCCAGAAAGGCCACAAGGAGCTCTACCGCGGCGCCGAGTACGTCGTCGAGTTTCTGCCCAAAGTCAAACTGGAGATCGTCTGCACCGACGACGCCGTGGAAAAGGTGGTGAGAGCCATTCAGGACGGCGCCTCCACAGGACGCATCGGCGATGGAAAGATCTTCGTCTCCCCGATTGACGAGGCCGTGCGAATCCGCACCGGAGAATCCGGCGACGCCGTGCTGGGCTGA
- the uvrA gene encoding excinuclease ABC subunit UvrA → MPPKKKTSPSNVISIKGAREHNLKDLNLEIPRDKLVVITGLSGSGKSSLAFDTLYAEGQRRYVESLSAYARQFLDQMDKPDVDHIEGLSPAISIEQKTTHRNPRSTVGTVTEIYDYLRLLFARVGTPHCYQCGKVIQSQTPQSIVDTILAFPEGAKVQLLAPVIRQRKGTYQKVFEDVKRQGFTRVRVDGAFHHVDDDIEMERYVKHDIDVVVDRVVVKDGARKRLTDSVETCLKHGKGLIRIWYQTPDGEEKEMLQSERLACVECGIASEELEPRAFSFNNPHGACAHCTGLGSVMEVDPELVVPDTSICIEDGAVRPWSMHRLMDGMYRKALESVCKHYGESVYTPWRQLSETFQQIVLYGSGDEEVAFSYSNAKRTYEVMRPFEGVIPNLERRYRDTESNRARETISEFMASRPCPHCAGARLRPESMAVKIDNHNIIDVTRMSIGDALEYTKSLKLEKSQKIIAERILKEIRERLGFLSSVGLNYLSLDRQAGTLSGGESQRIRLATQIGSGLVGVVYILDEPSIGLHQRDNAKLIATLERLRNLGNTVIVVEHDEDTIRTADFVVDMGPGAGVHGGRVVAQGTPKQIMASKKSLTGQYLTGKLSIHCPAERRSGNGKSIAIYGAEHNNLKKVDVEIPLGQFVCITGVSGSGKSSLINETLYPAVSRALHGGAKKKPGKHDRIEGLDHIDKIIDIDQSPIGRTPRSNPATYTGMFGPIRDLFAQLPEAKARGYKPGRFSFNVKGGRCEACEGNGLITIEMHFLPDVYVPCDTCDGHRYNRDTLEVRYKGKNIAEVLEMTVEDACAFFKHIPAVYRPVQTLMDVGLGYITLGQAATTLSGGEAQRVKLASELAKRQTGRTLYILDEPTTGLHAADVDKLLQVLHRLADHGNTVVVIEHNLDVIKTSDWIIDIGPEGGDAGGRVIAVGPPAAIVACKQSYTGQFLKDKV, encoded by the coding sequence ATGCCCCCGAAGAAGAAAACATCCCCGTCGAACGTGATCTCGATCAAGGGCGCCCGGGAACACAACCTGAAGGATCTGAATCTCGAGATCCCGCGGGACAAACTCGTGGTGATCACGGGCCTGAGCGGCTCCGGCAAGTCCAGCCTCGCGTTCGACACGCTTTACGCCGAGGGCCAGCGGCGCTACGTCGAGAGCCTTTCCGCGTACGCGCGGCAGTTCCTGGATCAGATGGACAAGCCGGATGTGGACCACATCGAGGGGCTGAGCCCCGCGATCTCGATCGAGCAGAAGACGACGCACCGGAACCCGCGATCGACCGTGGGGACGGTAACGGAGATCTACGACTACCTGCGCCTCCTGTTCGCGCGCGTGGGCACGCCCCACTGCTACCAGTGCGGCAAGGTGATCCAGTCGCAGACGCCGCAGAGCATCGTGGACACAATCCTCGCGTTCCCCGAGGGCGCGAAGGTCCAGCTGCTCGCGCCGGTCATCCGCCAGCGCAAGGGCACGTACCAGAAGGTGTTTGAGGACGTGAAGCGCCAGGGCTTCACGCGGGTCCGCGTGGACGGCGCGTTCCACCACGTGGACGACGACATCGAGATGGAGCGCTACGTCAAGCACGATATCGACGTGGTGGTGGATCGCGTGGTGGTCAAGGACGGCGCACGGAAACGGCTCACGGATTCGGTGGAAACCTGTCTGAAGCACGGCAAGGGCCTGATACGCATCTGGTATCAGACGCCCGATGGCGAAGAGAAGGAGATGCTGCAGAGCGAGCGCCTGGCGTGCGTCGAGTGCGGCATCGCCTCGGAGGAGTTGGAGCCGCGCGCATTCTCCTTCAACAACCCGCACGGGGCCTGCGCCCACTGTACGGGCCTGGGATCCGTGATGGAGGTCGACCCGGAGCTCGTGGTGCCCGACACGTCGATCTGCATCGAGGACGGCGCGGTACGGCCGTGGAGCATGCACCGGCTGATGGACGGGATGTACCGGAAGGCGCTGGAATCGGTGTGCAAGCACTACGGCGAGAGCGTGTATACGCCCTGGCGCCAGCTTTCGGAGACGTTCCAGCAGATCGTGCTGTACGGGTCCGGCGACGAAGAGGTGGCGTTTTCGTATTCCAACGCGAAGCGCACCTACGAGGTCATGCGGCCTTTCGAAGGCGTGATCCCGAATCTCGAGCGCCGTTACCGCGACACGGAGTCGAACCGCGCGCGAGAGACCATCAGCGAATTCATGGCCAGCCGCCCCTGCCCGCATTGCGCGGGGGCGCGCCTGCGTCCGGAGTCGATGGCGGTGAAGATCGACAACCACAACATCATCGACGTGACCCGGATGTCGATTGGCGACGCGCTGGAATACACGAAGTCGCTCAAGCTGGAGAAGTCGCAGAAGATCATCGCCGAACGCATCCTCAAGGAAATCCGCGAGCGCCTTGGCTTTCTCTCGAGCGTCGGGCTGAACTACCTTTCGCTCGACCGCCAGGCGGGGACGCTTTCCGGCGGGGAATCGCAGCGGATCCGGCTGGCGACGCAGATCGGATCGGGCCTCGTGGGCGTGGTGTATATCCTCGACGAGCCCAGTATCGGGCTTCACCAGCGGGACAACGCCAAGCTCATCGCAACGCTGGAGCGCCTGCGCAATCTGGGCAATACCGTGATTGTGGTCGAGCATGACGAAGATACGATCCGCACAGCGGATTTCGTGGTGGATATGGGGCCCGGCGCGGGCGTGCATGGCGGACGCGTGGTGGCGCAGGGCACGCCGAAGCAGATCATGGCGTCGAAGAAGTCGCTCACGGGCCAGTACCTCACGGGGAAGCTGTCGATCCACTGCCCGGCAGAGCGGCGGTCGGGCAACGGTAAGTCGATCGCGATCTACGGTGCGGAACACAACAACCTCAAGAAGGTGGACGTGGAGATTCCGCTGGGCCAGTTCGTCTGCATTACCGGCGTATCCGGGTCCGGCAAGTCGAGCCTGATTAACGAGACGCTCTACCCGGCGGTGTCGCGGGCGCTGCATGGCGGCGCGAAGAAGAAGCCCGGGAAGCACGATCGGATCGAGGGGCTGGACCACATCGACAAGATCATCGATATCGACCAGTCGCCGATCGGGCGGACGCCGCGATCCAACCCGGCGACGTACACGGGGATGTTCGGGCCCATCCGAGATTTGTTTGCCCAGCTTCCCGAGGCGAAGGCCCGCGGGTACAAGCCCGGGCGCTTCAGCTTCAATGTCAAGGGCGGGCGCTGCGAGGCGTGCGAAGGCAACGGGCTGATTACCATCGAGATGCATTTCCTGCCGGATGTGTATGTGCCGTGCGACACATGCGATGGCCACCGCTACAACCGGGACACGCTGGAAGTGCGCTACAAGGGCAAGAACATCGCCGAGGTCCTCGAAATGACGGTGGAGGACGCGTGCGCGTTCTTCAAGCACATCCCCGCGGTCTACCGGCCCGTGCAGACGCTGATGGATGTGGGCCTGGGGTACATCACGCTGGGCCAGGCGGCGACGACGCTTTCCGGGGGCGAGGCCCAGCGGGTGAAGCTCGCGTCGGAGCTGGCCAAACGCCAGACCGGGCGCACGCTGTACATTCTCGACGAGCCGACGACGGGTCTGCATGCGGCGGACGTGGACAAGCTCTTGCAGGTGCTCCACCGCCTGGCGGATCATGGCAATACGGTGGTGGTTATCGAACACAATCTGGACGTGATCAAGACCTCCGACTGGATCATTGACATTGGCCCGGAAGGCGGGGATGCGGGGGGCCGGGTGATTGCGGTGGGGCCGCCGGCGGCGATTGTGGCGTGTAAGCAGAGTTATACGGGGCAGTTTTTGAAGGATAAGGTGTAG
- a CDS encoding adenylosuccinate synthase — translation MSIDIVVGANWGDEGKGRMVDYLAQNADFVVRFQGGNNAGHTVVNEFGTFKLHLLPSGVFNPKATNILGPGMVIDIQGLADELDDLKSRGIDPVIRVSDRATICFPFHRLQDAWEEERLGAQAYGSTRRGIAPAYGDRTMKKGIQIGELLYPERFRERLLHLLEWKELQSGIYGKNGEISFDETMAWAETYGDKIRHLICDTTVVLEEAAAAGKNILFEAQLGTLRDLNFGIYPFTTSSCALAAYAPVGGGLFGRGLDRVMAVVKAFSTCVGEGPFVTRMNDAEANALREIAEEYGAATGRPRTIGHFDAVATRYGVQVQGASEVALTKLDSLSGLKTLKICTHYDFRGQRIDRFPINAVLDEATAVYEDMPGWDEDITGVRTFDGLPQAARDYVLEIERQIQCRIRYVSVGPERESLIDRGV, via the coding sequence ATGAGCATAGACATCGTCGTAGGAGCCAACTGGGGGGATGAGGGCAAGGGGCGCATGGTGGACTACCTTGCGCAGAACGCGGATTTCGTTGTTCGGTTTCAGGGCGGCAACAATGCCGGCCACACCGTCGTGAACGAATTCGGGACCTTCAAGCTGCACCTGCTCCCCTCCGGCGTATTCAATCCGAAGGCCACGAATATTCTGGGGCCGGGCATGGTGATCGATATCCAGGGCCTCGCCGACGAACTGGACGACCTGAAATCGCGCGGCATCGATCCCGTGATTCGCGTTTCGGATCGCGCCACGATCTGTTTTCCGTTCCACCGCCTTCAGGACGCGTGGGAAGAGGAGCGCCTGGGCGCGCAGGCCTACGGGTCGACGCGCCGGGGCATCGCGCCGGCCTATGGCGATCGCACGATGAAAAAGGGCATCCAGATCGGGGAGTTGCTCTATCCCGAGCGTTTCCGGGAGCGTCTTCTGCACCTGCTGGAGTGGAAGGAGCTGCAGTCCGGCATTTACGGCAAGAACGGCGAGATTTCCTTCGACGAGACGATGGCGTGGGCGGAGACGTACGGCGACAAGATCCGCCACCTGATCTGCGATACCACGGTGGTGCTTGAAGAGGCGGCGGCGGCGGGCAAGAACATCCTGTTTGAGGCGCAGCTCGGCACCCTGCGCGATCTGAACTTCGGCATCTACCCGTTCACGACGTCCTCCTGCGCGCTGGCGGCCTATGCACCGGTGGGCGGCGGCCTCTTCGGCCGCGGGCTGGACCGCGTCATGGCGGTGGTGAAGGCCTTCTCGACGTGCGTCGGCGAGGGGCCCTTCGTGACGCGGATGAACGACGCCGAGGCCAACGCGCTGCGCGAGATCGCGGAGGAATACGGCGCGGCCACGGGGCGCCCGCGCACCATCGGCCACTTCGACGCGGTCGCCACGCGGTATGGCGTGCAGGTGCAGGGGGCGTCGGAGGTCGCGCTCACGAAGCTTGACAGCCTCAGCGGGCTGAAGACGCTGAAGATCTGCACGCACTACGATTTCCGGGGCCAGCGGATCGACCGATTCCCGATCAACGCAGTGCTCGACGAAGCCACGGCGGTGTACGAGGACATGCCCGGCTGGGACGAGGACATTACGGGCGTGCGGACCTTCGACGGCCTTCCCCAGGCGGCCCGGGACTACGTCCTCGAGATCGAGCGGCAGATCCAGTGCCGCATCCGCTACGTATCCGTCGGGCCCGAGCGCGAATCGCTGATCGATCGCGGGGTTTGA